In one Echinicola marina genomic region, the following are encoded:
- a CDS encoding TlpA family protein disulfide reductase, producing MKKTTFTCFLAYLCLFGSNLYGNQLEVAGTHPAGAVGDTVSLQVKELKVGEQMPDLLVKNVINHPEGEIQLSNYRGKLLILDFWATWCAPCVKGFPKMDSLRSEFEGKLEILSVTYQDQEEVDKLFSRLKVLKDIKMPMAVSDNTLRQLFPHRTLPHYVWIDPKGKVMAFTSKESVVRDSIRQVLEGVKELESKSAPKALFKRNELLFFGNRGFDEDKRILLQSVFMPYIEGMPAMYKVTGESDKSWMRIFLTNSDLPTYFGLAYGAGKVDFNRNRRILEVEEPDLLKYNADLNNYDEWKLDHRFCYELIVSPQYPGQEYDIMKTDLDRMFPEYRAAVEIRDTEVLALVRTDTTIDLRTDGGERKIEMDAFGLELNNERIGLLPYHWRFHLQLMRIPIVDDTGIDYKVDIKLEGKMNNLESIRKTLVPYGLDLVKKVMPIKMLVIRDRVQGQ from the coding sequence ATGAAAAAAACAACGTTCACATGCTTCCTGGCATACCTATGCCTTTTCGGAAGCAACTTATATGGAAATCAATTGGAAGTTGCAGGCACCCACCCTGCGGGGGCGGTAGGCGATACCGTCTCCCTGCAGGTGAAGGAACTTAAGGTGGGTGAGCAGATGCCTGACCTATTGGTAAAAAATGTCATCAACCATCCTGAAGGGGAAATCCAGCTATCCAATTATCGTGGCAAGCTGCTGATCCTGGACTTCTGGGCCACCTGGTGTGCGCCATGTGTGAAGGGCTTTCCGAAGATGGATAGCTTACGGAGTGAGTTTGAGGGGAAGCTGGAAATCCTGTCAGTAACCTATCAAGATCAGGAGGAAGTGGACAAGCTCTTTTCACGACTGAAGGTGCTGAAGGATATCAAAATGCCCATGGCCGTTTCAGATAATACCTTACGGCAGCTATTTCCGCACAGGACCTTGCCCCACTATGTATGGATAGATCCTAAGGGTAAGGTAATGGCCTTTACCTCTAAGGAATCTGTTGTTCGGGACAGTATCAGACAAGTTTTGGAGGGAGTAAAAGAATTGGAAAGCAAATCAGCTCCCAAGGCCCTTTTTAAAAGGAATGAACTGCTGTTTTTCGGAAACAGGGGATTTGATGAGGACAAGCGGATTCTACTGCAGTCGGTTTTTATGCCCTATATCGAGGGCATGCCGGCGATGTACAAGGTCACGGGGGAATCCGATAAAAGCTGGATGCGCATCTTCCTGACCAATTCCGACCTGCCCACCTATTTCGGGCTTGCCTATGGTGCGGGGAAGGTGGACTTCAACCGCAATCGAAGGATTTTGGAAGTAGAGGAACCCGACTTGCTAAAATACAATGCCGATCTAAACAATTATGATGAATGGAAACTGGACCATCGTTTCTGCTATGAGCTTATCGTTTCGCCCCAATACCCTGGGCAGGAATATGATATCATGAAAACCGACCTGGATAGGATGTTCCCAGAATACCGGGCAGCTGTGGAGATAAGGGATACCGAGGTATTGGCCTTGGTGCGGACGGATACAACCATCGACCTGAGAACAGATGGTGGAGAAAGAAAGATAGAAATGGACGCTTTTGGACTCGAGCTGAACAATGAGAGAATAGGTCTGCTCCCCTATCACTGGCGTTTCCATCTTCAGCTCATGAGGATTCCCATTGTGGATGATACGGGGATTGATTATAAGGTGGATATTAAGTTGGAGGGCAAGATGAATAATCTGGAAAGCATCAGGAAGACCCTTGTCCCATACGGATTGGACCTGGTAAAAAAGGTCATGCCCATCAAGATGCTTGTCATCAGGGATCGGGTCCAAGGGCAATAA